From Mucilaginibacter gotjawali:
CAACCTGCAAAAGAAACACCGGCTGAACAGCACGGCTGAATTATTGAAACTGCAAAATGAGTTGTCGGACAAAATACAGCAGGCTGTTTTTGGCGATGAAGCCATTGAAAAACTGCGTAAACAATTGGATGCGGACAGAGCCGAACTGGAAAAACTGGCCGCCGAACTATCTGCCAACCGTAAAAAAGCTATCCCCGGTATTGAAACCGATGTGCTGAAAACCCTGGAAGAAATGGGCATGGGGAATTCGTCTTTGAAAATAGAACTTTCACCAAGCGGACATAACTCTCCGCCCAATGGCGGAGGTTTGGGGGACAACGGAATTGATGTTGTGCGCTTTCTTTTTACCGCCAATAAGGGCCACTCCCTTGCCGAAATGAGCAAAGTGGCTTCGGGTGGTGAGCTATCGAGATTGATGCTGGCGATTAAATCCCTTATCACCCAAAACACCGCTTTGCCAACCATTATTTTTGATGAGATAGACACAGGAGTATCAGGCGAAGTTGCGAATAAAGTAGGGCAAATAATGGAGCGCCTGGCGGATAATTTGCAGGTGATCACCATAACGCATTTGCCGCAAATAGCCAGCAAAGGCCAAAACCATTATTTTGTTTATAAAGATGAGGAAGGTGCCACCACCTATACCCGCATGAAACAACTGGATAAACAGGAACGTGTATTGGAAATTGCCAAAATGCTGAGCGGTGATAAACCGGGCGAAAGTGCACTGCAGAACGCGAGGGAGTTGTTGGGGTAGTGGGCAGTTTTAAGTTGGCAGTTGGCAGTACCAGTTGGCAGATATGATAACCTATTAACTGCTATATTTTTAGTTGCAAACTGCACACTAAAAACTGTAAACTAATTTTATAACTTTGCGTCCATTATAATCAAAATCTTAACATGGCATACAATTTATTAAAAGGTAAAAAAGGGATCATTTTTGGAGCGCTGAACGAGCAGTCCATTGCCTGGAAAGTAGCACAACGTGCTGTAACAGAAGGCGCTGAAATTATTTTAACCAATGCCCCTATTGCCTTGCGCATGGGCGAATTAAACAAACTCGCCGAAGAATGTAATGCCCCCGTAATAGCGGCTGATGTAACCAGCAACGACGATATTACCAACCTGTTTACCAAAAGCCAGGAACATTTTGGCGGCGGCGTTGATTTTGTTTTACACTCCATAGGTATGAGTGTTAACGTACGCAAAGGCATCAGCTATCCTGAAAATAATTACGATTTTACCCACAAAGGGTTAGATATATCTGCATTAAGCCTGCACAGGGTATTGCAAACCGCCATGAAAATGGATGCCATTAATGATTGGGGATCCGTAGTGGCCCTTACCTATATTGCCGCACAAAGGGTATTCCCTGATTATAATGATATGTCGGACAATAAAGCCTACCTGGAAAGCATTGCCCGCAACTTTGGTTACTACTACGGGGTTAAAAAGAAAGTGCGCATCAATACCGTATCACAATCGCCAACCCGCACTACTGCAGGATCAGGCGTTAAAGGGTTTGACGGTTTTATCAATTATGCCGAAAAAATGAGCCCGCTGGGTAATGCCAGCGCCGACCAATGCGCCGATTACTGCGTGAGCTTATTCTCTGACCTTACTAAAATGGTGACCATGCAAAACCTGTTTCATGATGGTGGTTTCAGCTTTACCGGCGTAACCCAGGCCATTATTGAGCAGATGGAAAAGTAGGGGTTAGTCGGGAAAGTCCGAAAGAAGAAGAGAAGTAGTAAAAAAAGAATATATAAAAAGCGCCATTGAACATTCAGTGGCGCTTTTGTTTTTCAGGGCTTTGATTAACTAAATAATTAGTTTATTTTTGATGATGCGGCGGATCTGGATCATCTTATTTTTAGCATTGCCTTTTACGGGCTTTGCCCAATATTCCATTTCCGGCAGGGTGATCAACAAAAACGATCAAAAGCCCGTAGCCGATGCCAGCGTATTTTTAAATAACGCTAGCGCCGGTACCAAAACTGCGGACAACGGAACCTTTACCCTCACCAACGTGCGGCCCGGGCAGTATGACCTGGTGGTATCTATTATCGGGTATGAAACCGTTCATCAGCCTATTATGGTGAATAAGGACCTCCGGCTGGGCGATATCCTCATCAGCCCAAAAACAATCGCCCTAAACGAAGTAAAAATAATGCCGCCCGGCGACCGGGATAAATACTACCAAAAGTTTTTACGGCTTTTTTTTGGCTACGGCGAGTTTGCGGCAGATTGTAAAATATTAAACCCCGACCTGCTGGATTTTGATTACGACCGACCGGCGAAGGTATTTACGGCCTCTTCGTCGGATTATTTGGAGATTGAGAACAAAGCCCTGGGTTACCGCATCAAATATTTTTTAAACAATTTTAAGAATGATGAGAAATCGGGTGTTTTATATTTCGAAGGGACGGCGGCTTTCAGCGAGATGCAGGGCAAACCATCGGCAGTACGCAGGTGGGTAAAAAACAGGCTGAAAGTTTACCAGGGCTCCAGTATGCACTTTTTGCGCTCAGCCATCGCCAATGATATAGAAACGGAGGGCTTCAGGGTGCTGAAGCTGATCAGAACGCCCGACACGGCGAAAAGCGTAACCGGTATCCCCCGTTATAAGGAAACCCTGGTAAGCAAACCTTATTTAAACGTCAGCGATTTTATCCGCACCACCGATATACCGGGCGAATATGCACTGGGCTATCCCGATTGCCTTTATATAATGTACGCCAAAAAATGGGCACACCAGGCTATAAAAAATCCTGCTGCTCCCCTGCCGGATAAACCTGCATTTTTGGACGACCCGGTATGCACTACCCTCATCTTCAACGGGGCCTATAGCTATTTTGATGCAAACGGCATTATCATTAACCCCCAAAGTATTCTTTTTGAAGGCGCCTGGGGAATCGGTGGCGTAGCGGAATTACTGCCGGTGGATTATGTGCCGGGGGAAGTTGGGAAAGTTGATGGGCCATAGTCCATGGTAAAAGGTCGCGAAGTCCAAAATCTAACAAAAAAAATAGTCCGTGGTACATGTTCTGAGGTCTGTCGACCAAAAAGAACCATGGACCATGGACTATCAGCGATGGACTCCCCTGCTTAACTATTCGAGTCCACTAAAATAATTTTCACCTTGATAGGTAAAGTTGGCTGCACTGCCGTGGTACCATCTGCCGATTGCGCATAAAGCGAAATATTGCCGCCGCTATAGGTAAAGCTATAAGCAACGTTGGCATAAGTTTCGGGCAATTGCTCGTAGGTTTTACCCCCATCGTAGGATATGTCAATAATAACGCCGCCAATGGCTGCAAAATTATTGGTGAGGGCGTTAATGTTGATGGATGCCGTATACGATTTACTGCCGTTGTTGTCGGTGTACGCGGTCCAGTCGCTGCTGGCTAAATCAGCATAAAGCGTTTGGTTGGTGGTAGCCGGCGACACATACTGTTTGGTACATGCAGAAAACGCCAGTAAAATAACACATCCTAAAATAGTGATGATTTTTTTCATAAGTGTATAATGTTAATTAATCCTAAACCATTAAACTAACGCTTTTAAAAATGGTTTAATGTGTTTTTTTATTTTTTTTAAAGAAAATCTGTTTTTTTTAGTGTTATACGTAGTGTTGCCGGGTTACGCTACAAGCTTAACGTATTAATTGGCCCTTTGGGTAAATATCGCTTATATTTACGATCGAAAAAAAACGCTTTAAAAAAAATATGCAAATTACACCGGGGGACGAACTTTTTCAACTTGCGCAAACCGCACCCATCGGTATTTGTATATTGGATGCGGCCACCCTTACCTGTGAAATTGTTAACGGGCAGTTTTTAACCATAGCGGGCAAACCTTTGGATGCCATTAAAGGAAAACATTACTGGGACGCATTTGCCGAAGTGAGGGTCTTTTATGAAGCGGCATTGGCGGGCGTGGTTAGTACAGGCAATGTATATTCGGCCAACGAGGTGGAAATGACATTGATCCGCCATGGGCGCGAAGAAACCATGTACGTAACCTTTGTATATTCGCCGGTAAAAAACAGCGAAGGCAAAGTAATAAAGGTTGCCGTTTGGGTGCTTGACAATACCCTTGAAGTGCTGGCCCGGCAAAAATCTGCCGAAAACGCGCTGGCGCTGCAGGCCGTAAATGAACGCATGGCCGACATCAACGAAGAGCTTAATGCAACCAATAGCGAACTGGAAAACACCATTGAAGAACTGGCGGCCATTAACGAAGAACTGGCCAGCACCAATGACGAACTTACCCAAACCCGCGACGAACTGCAGCGCAGCGAGAACCTTTTCAGGTCCATTGCAACAAATATACCCAACTCCATAGTAGTAGTGATTGACAGGGAACACCGCTACATTATTGTGGAGGGCGACCTGATGGAACGCCTGGGCTATAACCGTACCGATTATGAAGGCAAACACCCTACCGAATTAGGGCAAACCGAACGCTACCTGGCCGTAAAACACTTGTACGACCGCATGATGGCCGGCGAAAAATTTTCGCTCGAGCGCAGCGGCGCCGGCGGCGAAACCTATATGGTGCATTTTGTACCGCTGAAAAATGAATACGGCGGCGTAGATGCGGGCATTATTATGGCCATTGATGTTACCGAACTCAAACATGCCGAAGAAAAATCGGCTAAGCTGGCAGCTATCGTGCAATCGTCTGATGATGCCATCATCAGCAAGACCCTCGAAAGCGTGATCACCAGCTGGAACGACTCCGCGCAACGCATCTTTGGCTATAAAGCCGAAGAGATCATCGGCCAAACCATTTACAAACTAATCCCGCCCGACCGGCAGGACGAGGAACCCCGCATCCTTCAACGCTTAAAAAAGGGCGAACGGGTGGAACATTTCGAAACCCAACGCCTCACCAAGGACGGGCGCCTGCTGGATGTTTCGCTCAGTATTTCGCCGCTTAAGGATGGACAGGGCAATATCATCGGCCTTTCAAAAATTGTGCGCGACATTACCGAACGCAAGCTTGACGAAGCCCGCAAAAACGACTTTATCGGTATGGCCAGCCACGAGCTGAAAACGCCCCTTACCTCGCTGCACGCCATTATACAGGTGGCCAACGCCAAATTAAAAAACAGCGACGACAAATACCTGGCCCACGCCATGGAGAAAGCCAACATGCAGGTAAAACGCATGACGCGCATGATCAACGGCTTCCTCAATATTTCAAGGCTCGAATCGGGCAAGCTCATTGTTGAGCGGCAATCCTTTGATATGGGGCAGCTCATCCGCGAAATCCTGGACGAAACCAGCCTCACCGTCAGCACGCATACCATCAGCCTGCAAAGCACCGCCCCGGCAGTGGTTACCGCCGACCGCGACAAGATCAGCTCCGTGCTGTCAAACCTCATCAGCAATGCGGTTAAATATTCGCCGGCGGGCGGCACCATCGCTATCGATTACCAGCTTGCCGGGCAAACCCTTACGGTAAGCGTAAAGGACCAGGGCATGGGCATCAGCCCCGGCGATCTCGACAAAATTTTTGAACGCTATTACCGCGTTGAAGCCGCCGAAATGCGCAATATCTCCGGCTTCGGCATCGGCCTGTACCTCAGCGCCGAAATCATTAAACGCCATAACGGCACCATCCGCGCCGAAAGCAGCGAGGGCGAAGGTTCTGTTTTTTCGTTTACGCTACCGGTTGATTAAGGTTAAATCCGAAGTCTAAAGTCGGCAGGCAGGGAGTCTTTGGTCATTAATTATCTTTCACAAATCGTAACAAAGTACAGGTAACCATGCCCGCGCTGTCCAACAGAACGATGCCCGCACCCGTGCTGTTTAACTTGTAAGCATAATTGTTATACCAGTTGGACCCTGGGAAATTTATATCCGAAGTAAGGTAATACGCGCTGTTTTTATCAAACCGATAAGCAACAGCCGTTTGGTAATAATAATACCCGGTGGGGGTGTTTAAAAAGTGTAGCTTGTTTACCAGGGTTGCTACTTCGGCGCCGGCGGTATAATTGCCGGCGGCATCCGCCTTTTTCGAAACATTGGCTGTTAGCTGATTAAAATCGGCCACGGTGGGCACACGCCATAACGGCGGCAATACTACGTCGTAAAGCGCTACGTACTGCGGGTACCAGGCCCCCAGGGGGTCGCCGGCTATTGGATATACAAACCCGCCCTTGCCCTGGTAATTGTCCACCGTCCAGGTTTGGCTGCCTATTGCTACCGTTCTGTAGTCCGATCCGTCAACGGTAATTTTACCGTAATCGTTAAAAGGTGGCTGCACCGGCGCCGGCATGTTTTTTTTACAGCCCTGCAGTATTGCGCAACAGCCAAGCAAAAACAGGAAACAGGTACGGATTTGGCGAGAGGTATATTTTGCTGACATCAGTGTAAACAAGGCGTTAGTTTTTGTTTGATAAAACTAAGCATTATAATGGGGATTTGCAGGGCACAGTTGCGCCGGGGGGAAATTATATTGATTGCGCCGCTGTTTGGTGTTTTCACCAACAGCATAGGGTGTATTGAAAACAGGGTAAGGAGTGTTATTTACTGGCAAGACTTTTGACTTCTGAAACGCGGGCGTTTCCCGCCTGGTAGAAAGCGGGCCGCGCTTTCTGCTCATACGCCTTCAGGCCTTAAGCGCGGGCCGGTAGCCGCGCCAATCGCTAACGCGGGGAGTGGGGTAAAAACGAATTTTACCTAAAATATATGGACAATAGCGTTTGTTTTTACTAATTTGGTTCCCTTACAAGATATGACAGCGGAACAGATAAAGGAATTGGAAGACAGCCTCTGGCAGGCAGCAGATAAATTACGGGTTGACAGTGGGTTAAAGGCAAGCGAGTATGCAACCCCTATTTTAGGGTTGATTTTTCTGCGTTTTGCCTCTATAAAATACAACAAGGTAAAAAAGGATATTGAAGCGGAACTCGAAGCGCAGAAAAGCAGCCGCATGCAAAGGGAAAAGCACGAAATAGCGATTGATAAATACGGTTTTTATTTGCCGCCCGAAGCGGAATATGATTACCTGCTTAACCTGCCCGAAAAGGAAGACATTGCCAAGGCCATAAAGGTGGCGATGGAAAAAGTTGAATTGTATAAACCTGAATTAAAGGATAGTTTACCAAAAGACGAATATTTTAAACTGGTGAACGACCAGGATAAAACCCTGCCCAAAACCTTGTTAAAGTATTTTAAGGATATACCTGAGGATGCTACAGGCGATGTTTTCGGAAAGGTTTATGAATACTTTTTGGCAGAGTTTGCATTGGCTGAAGGCCAGGGCGGCGGCGAGTTTTTTACGCCGACCAGCGTAGTGAAATTGATGGTAGAAATTATTGAACCCTACCGGGGCAAGATACTTGACCCGGCCTGTGGCAGCGGTGGTATGTTTGTACAAAGCTCGTATTTTATCGACCGGCGTAAAGAGGAATTGCACGATACCGATAACAAAGACCTGTTTGTTTGCGGCGTAGAGCGCACACCGGAAACCGTAAAGCTGGCACGGATGAACCTTGCGGTAAATGGTTTGCGCGGCGAGATAAAACCGGCAAACAGCTATTATGACGACCCGTTTGACAGTTACCAAAACTTTGATTTTGTAATGGCTAATCCGCCGTTTAATGTGGACGACGTAAACCTCGACCGGGTTAAAGCTCAAAAACGTTTTAGCGAATACGGCATACCGCAAAACAAAACCAAAAGCAGCGCCAAAAAGAAAGAAAAGGAAGTTGATACCGTGCCTAATGCGAATTATTTATGGATCAATCTTTTTGCAACCTCGTTAAAACCAGAAGGTAGGGCGGCCCTGGTAATGGCCAATAGCGCCAGTGATGCCCGCAACAGCGAAGCCGACATCCGTAAAAACTTAATAAAAGCCGGGGTAATTGATTGCATGCTTACCCTGCCCAAAAATATGTTTTACACGGTTACCTTACCGGCTACACTCTGGTTTTTCGATAAATCAAAAGCCGGCTCCGAACCAAAAGTATTGTTTATTGATGCCCGGAATATTTTCAGGCAGGTTACCCGCGCTTTGAGGGAGTTTACAGAGGAGCATATCCAAAACATTGCCACCATTATGCGGCTGCACCGTGGTGAAACGGAGCGGTTAACGCAACTGCTGGAAAGCTACCAACAAAAGGCGGAGGATTATGAAGTGAAAGCAAATGCGCTGGAACCATCGGTAAATGAAGCCGTTGCAGAATATGATGACGCAAAATTAGTTTGGGATGAAATACAGGACAGGATTACCACTGGTAAAGGCGAGGCCAAACAATTGAAAAATGAATTGGGCAAAGCCGGTACAGCTTTAACCAAAGCCCAAAAAGCAAAAGAAGAACTTGAAAAAGAATATAAAGCCCTGACCGATAAGGTGGCTTATTTTAATGGACATATCAATTGGCTGAATGAGCGTTTCCCCAATGGCGTATATGATGATGTGATAGGATTATGTAAATCTGCTTCATTGAAAGATATTGAAGAGCAGGATTATAGTTTAAACCCTGGGCGGTATGTAGGGGTGGTAATTGACGAGGACGGTTTGACAGAGGAAGAATTTTTGTCAGAAATGAAAGGGCGTCATAAAACATTGACTATCTTGAATGCAAAAGCGAGAGATTTGGAAAATAGTATTGAAAGTAGTTTTAACATCCTATCGCTATAATATGCAAACCCAAGAGAAATTAGGAGCGAAGTGTTTAGTAGGGGACGGAGCACACGCAAGCATCAAAAGGGTTGATATTGGTATACCATATTTGTCTTCAAAAAACTTTAAACAAGCTGGAATAGATTTATCCTCAGTTAGTTTTATTTCAAATAACGATTATGAAAAGCACTTTAAGGTTTCGTCAAAAGCATTAACAAGGCCACAACCTAACGATTTGATCTTTAGTATAATTGGTTCAATTGGCGCTCCTTATTTAATTTCGGAAAATGATAAATTTGGAATATCAAGCAGTGTGGCAATTATTAGGCCGAAGGAAGAGGTAGACCCGAAGTTTTTATTTTACTATTTAAAAACAGATGCTGTACAAAACTATGTAGAAGCCATAAAGAGTGGTTCAGCCCAAGGGTTTTTAAGCCTGGAAATGATTCGTTCAATTCCACTTCAATATCCGCGTAAATCTGCCCAAGAAAAAATTGCTTCATTATTAGGCACCTATGATGAATTAATGGAAGTTAACGATCAACGTATCACAGTTCTAGAGGAAACTGCCCGTGAACTTTATAAAGAGTGGTTTGTGAGGATGCGTTTTCCGGGATATAAGATGGCTAAATTTGAAAAGGGAATACCGAAGGGGTGGGAGATGAAAAAAATCGTCAATGCCTTTGAAGTCATTGGTGGTGGGACTCCATCTACGGAAAAAGACGAATACTGGGGCGGCAATATAAATTGGTTCACTCCAACAGATATTACCGGAT
This genomic window contains:
- a CDS encoding enoyl-ACP reductase FabI gives rise to the protein MAYNLLKGKKGIIFGALNEQSIAWKVAQRAVTEGAEIILTNAPIALRMGELNKLAEECNAPVIAADVTSNDDITNLFTKSQEHFGGGVDFVLHSIGMSVNVRKGISYPENNYDFTHKGLDISALSLHRVLQTAMKMDAINDWGSVVALTYIAAQRVFPDYNDMSDNKAYLESIARNFGYYYGVKKKVRINTVSQSPTRTTAGSGVKGFDGFINYAEKMSPLGNASADQCADYCVSLFSDLTKMVTMQNLFHDGGFSFTGVTQAIIEQMEK
- a CDS encoding carboxypeptidase-like regulatory domain-containing protein translates to MMRRIWIILFLALPFTGFAQYSISGRVINKNDQKPVADASVFLNNASAGTKTADNGTFTLTNVRPGQYDLVVSIIGYETVHQPIMVNKDLRLGDILISPKTIALNEVKIMPPGDRDKYYQKFLRLFFGYGEFAADCKILNPDLLDFDYDRPAKVFTASSSDYLEIENKALGYRIKYFLNNFKNDEKSGVLYFEGTAAFSEMQGKPSAVRRWVKNRLKVYQGSSMHFLRSAIANDIETEGFRVLKLIRTPDTAKSVTGIPRYKETLVSKPYLNVSDFIRTTDIPGEYALGYPDCLYIMYAKKWAHQAIKNPAAPLPDKPAFLDDPVCTTLIFNGAYSYFDANGIIINPQSILFEGAWGIGGVAELLPVDYVPGEVGKVDGP
- a CDS encoding PAS domain S-box protein, producing the protein MQITPGDELFQLAQTAPIGICILDAATLTCEIVNGQFLTIAGKPLDAIKGKHYWDAFAEVRVFYEAALAGVVSTGNVYSANEVEMTLIRHGREETMYVTFVYSPVKNSEGKVIKVAVWVLDNTLEVLARQKSAENALALQAVNERMADINEELNATNSELENTIEELAAINEELASTNDELTQTRDELQRSENLFRSIATNIPNSIVVVIDREHRYIIVEGDLMERLGYNRTDYEGKHPTELGQTERYLAVKHLYDRMMAGEKFSLERSGAGGETYMVHFVPLKNEYGGVDAGIIMAIDVTELKHAEEKSAKLAAIVQSSDDAIISKTLESVITSWNDSAQRIFGYKAEEIIGQTIYKLIPPDRQDEEPRILQRLKKGERVEHFETQRLTKDGRLLDVSLSISPLKDGQGNIIGLSKIVRDITERKLDEARKNDFIGMASHELKTPLTSLHAIIQVANAKLKNSDDKYLAHAMEKANMQVKRMTRMINGFLNISRLESGKLIVERQSFDMGQLIREILDETSLTVSTHTISLQSTAPAVVTADRDKISSVLSNLISNAVKYSPAGGTIAIDYQLAGQTLTVSVKDQGMGISPGDLDKIFERYYRVEAAEMRNISGFGIGLYLSAEIIKRHNGTIRAESSEGEGSVFSFTLPVD
- a CDS encoding fibrobacter succinogenes major paralogous domain-containing protein, with translation MSAKYTSRQIRTCFLFLLGCCAILQGCKKNMPAPVQPPFNDYGKITVDGSDYRTVAIGSQTWTVDNYQGKGGFVYPIAGDPLGAWYPQYVALYDVVLPPLWRVPTVADFNQLTANVSKKADAAGNYTAGAEVATLVNKLHFLNTPTGYYYYQTAVAYRFDKNSAYYLTSDINFPGSNWYNNYAYKLNSTGAGIVLLDSAGMVTCTLLRFVKDN
- a CDS encoding type I restriction-modification system subunit M, encoding MTAEQIKELEDSLWQAADKLRVDSGLKASEYATPILGLIFLRFASIKYNKVKKDIEAELEAQKSSRMQREKHEIAIDKYGFYLPPEAEYDYLLNLPEKEDIAKAIKVAMEKVELYKPELKDSLPKDEYFKLVNDQDKTLPKTLLKYFKDIPEDATGDVFGKVYEYFLAEFALAEGQGGGEFFTPTSVVKLMVEIIEPYRGKILDPACGSGGMFVQSSYFIDRRKEELHDTDNKDLFVCGVERTPETVKLARMNLAVNGLRGEIKPANSYYDDPFDSYQNFDFVMANPPFNVDDVNLDRVKAQKRFSEYGIPQNKTKSSAKKKEKEVDTVPNANYLWINLFATSLKPEGRAALVMANSASDARNSEADIRKNLIKAGVIDCMLTLPKNMFYTVTLPATLWFFDKSKAGSEPKVLFIDARNIFRQVTRALREFTEEHIQNIATIMRLHRGETERLTQLLESYQQKAEDYEVKANALEPSVNEAVAEYDDAKLVWDEIQDRITTGKGEAKQLKNELGKAGTALTKAQKAKEELEKEYKALTDKVAYFNGHINWLNERFPNGVYDDVIGLCKSASLKDIEEQDYSLNPGRYVGVVIDEDGLTEEEFLSEMKGRHKTLTILNAKARDLENSIESSFNILSL
- a CDS encoding restriction endonuclease subunit S, which produces MQTQEKLGAKCLVGDGAHASIKRVDIGIPYLSSKNFKQAGIDLSSVSFISNNDYEKHFKVSSKALTRPQPNDLIFSIIGSIGAPYLISENDKFGISSSVAIIRPKEEVDPKFLFYYLKTDAVQNYVEAIKSGSAQGFLSLEMIRSIPLQYPRKSAQEKIASLLGTYDELMEVNDQRITVLEETARELYKEWFVRMRFPGYKMAKFEKGIPKGWEMKKIVNAFEVIGGGTPSTEKDEYWGGNINWFTPTDITGSDGIFLNEAKNCVSERGLKESSAKLFPAYSIMMTSRATIGAVGINSSIGCTNQGFITCIPNDELPYIFLYFWILFNKETFEMMASGSTFLEITKGTFKKVNILVPEKEIVKQYHNLAEPIFKQIENLQQQNTQLRQIRDRLLPRLISGKLKVKTEREELVCP